The Thermoplasmata archaeon DNA segment GCCCCCACGCACGAGGAAGTCGCCGCGAAGATTCGGACATTCCTGGAGGCCCATCGAGACCAGGCGTACTCGGACGCGGAGATCCTCGGGGAGCTGGGGTCGAGGCCGGATGCGATCTCGCATCCCGCGGGCCTTCACTACGCGGTCCAAGAAGGTCTCGAGGACGTCGTCCGCGTGGGCGCGATCCAGCACAGGAGGATCGGGGGCGTCGACTACCACATGGCGGAGCTGCCCGAGCCCTGACCATCGCAGGGCCTACCCGGCCGTCGTCCGCCCGCTCCCTCAGCCGTGGCGGCCGAAATGCGTATGGCGCGACGACGCGATCCGGTTCCATGGCGGAGGGGACCGCGAGTCACCGGCGTTTGGCATCGGTCCTGGTGCGGGAATCTCGGGAATCGGACATCCCGTCGTGCTTGGAGATTCAGAGGTCCGAGGGCAACCCGCTCTTCTCGTTCCAGGATTTCGGCACCATGGTCCGTGATCCGGATTGTATCTTCCAAGTCTTCGAGCTCAAGGGCCGGGTCGTGGGGTTCATCGCCGGATTTCTCGTTCCGACGAAACGCTCCGAGGCCATCATCCACGCCACGATGGTCCACCGGGATTTCCGGCATCGCGGTATCGGCAAGTTCCTCGTGGAGTCCTTTGCGGTGACGGCCTTCGACAAACACGGAGTGGGGGCCATCCTCGCCCAGGTCGAATCGGGTCCCGACGCCTTCTACGGGAAGTGTCGATTCGGGAAGGAGGCCGTGTGGAACTCGATGGTCCTACGGCGGGAGTCGTTCATGACGGGTGGCCCGCCCCCCTGAGCCGATGCACCCGGAAGACGTACGCGGCGACGCGCGAACGCAGGGCAGGTCAGCTCGGTGGACCGGCCCTCC contains these protein-coding regions:
- a CDS encoding GNAT family N-acetyltransferase; translated protein: MAEGTASHRRLASVLVRESRESDIPSCLEIQRSEGNPLFSFQDFGTMVRDPDCIFQVFELKGRVVGFIAGFLVPTKRSEAIIHATMVHRDFRHRGIGKFLVESFAVTAFDKHGVGAILAQVESGPDAFYGKCRFGKEAVWNSMVLRRESFMTGGPPP